One Myxococcota bacterium DNA segment encodes these proteins:
- the pstC gene encoding phosphate ABC transporter permease subunit PstC, translating into MLLGLLLAIVLALAGSAYVLGKRNVLALAAEAGRRPQSLAGYYGWYAALWCGIPGLLAATLWLALAPGWLESTVLSELPANAIPEEPAALDLFINDIENLASGNIASGTAGPEVRAAAARYTELRSQATWAAGLLTAVLGFGGAALGLRRIRPDLAARVWVERVLQGFLMLCSTVAILVTVGIVLSLVFETLRFFESVSVSEFLFGTHWSPQTALRADQVGSSGSFGAIPVFAGTLLITLIAMLVAVPIGLMSAVYMTFYASARTRDIVKPLLEILAGVPTVVYGFFAALVVAPAVRGFGTRLGLDVASESALAAGLVMGVMIIPFISSLSDDSITAVPKSLRDGSFGLGATRSETIRLVILPAALPGIVGGVLLAVSRAIGETMIVVMAAGLAANLTINPLEAVTTVTVQIVTLLTGDQEFDSAKTLAAFALGLTLFVVTLALNVVALRIVKRYREQYD; encoded by the coding sequence ATGCTGCTCGGGCTGCTTCTCGCGATCGTGCTGGCGCTGGCCGGTTCGGCCTACGTGCTGGGGAAGCGAAACGTGCTGGCCCTGGCGGCGGAGGCTGGACGACGGCCCCAGTCCCTGGCCGGCTACTACGGCTGGTATGCCGCCCTGTGGTGCGGGATCCCCGGGCTCCTGGCCGCCACCCTGTGGTTGGCCTTGGCGCCGGGTTGGCTCGAGTCGACCGTGCTCTCCGAGTTGCCCGCGAACGCGATCCCGGAAGAGCCCGCCGCGCTCGACCTCTTCATCAACGACATCGAGAACCTGGCCAGCGGCAACATCGCCTCCGGGACGGCGGGCCCCGAGGTTCGCGCGGCCGCAGCCCGCTACACCGAGCTGCGCTCTCAGGCCACCTGGGCGGCCGGGCTACTCACCGCCGTTCTCGGCTTCGGCGGCGCCGCCCTGGGGCTGCGTCGCATCCGTCCCGATCTCGCGGCCCGGGTGTGGGTCGAGCGCGTGCTGCAGGGTTTCTTGATGCTCTGCTCGACGGTCGCGATCCTCGTGACCGTCGGCATCGTGCTCTCCCTGGTCTTCGAGACGTTGCGCTTCTTCGAGAGCGTGAGCGTGAGCGAGTTCCTGTTCGGGACCCATTGGAGTCCGCAGACGGCGCTGCGCGCCGATCAAGTCGGGAGCTCCGGGTCCTTCGGCGCGATTCCGGTCTTTGCCGGCACGCTCCTGATCACCCTGATCGCCATGCTCGTCGCGGTGCCGATCGGACTGATGTCGGCGGTCTACATGACCTTCTATGCGAGCGCGCGGACCCGGGACATCGTGAAGCCGCTGCTCGAGATCCTCGCCGGCGTTCCGACGGTGGTCTACGGCTTCTTCGCGGCGTTGGTCGTCGCACCGGCGGTCCGCGGGTTCGGAACCCGGCTGGGCCTCGACGTGGCCTCGGAGAGCGCGCTGGCCGCGGGCCTGGTGATGGGAGTGATGATCATCCCGTTCATCTCGTCCCTTTCCGACGATTCGATCACCGCGGTTCCGAAGTCGCTGCGAGACGGTTCTTTCGGGCTCGGCGCGACGCGCTCCGAGACGATCCGGCTCGTGATCCTGCCCGCTGCGCTGCCGGGCATCGTTGGCGGGGTGCTGCTCGCCGTGTCTCGGGCGATCGGCGAGACGATGATCGTGGTGATGGCCGCAGGCCTCGCCGCGAACCTGACGATCAACCCGCTGGAGGCGGTCACTACCGTCACCGTCCAGATCGTCACGCTCCTGACAGGCGACCAGGAGTTCGACAGCGCGAAGACCCTGGCGGCGTTCGCGCTCGGCCTGACGCTCTTCGTGGTGACCCTCGCACTCAACGTGGTCGCCCTGCGCATCGTGAAGCGATACCGGGAGCAGTATGACTAG
- the pstA gene encoding phosphate ABC transporter permease PstA: MRRRLRAERNFRAAGFTAIGLAMAGLAILLGSILSNGLGAFRATEVRLDVTFDPAHFEGLEGLEGDERDRFLARVNYALLVRDAMRELFPEVEGRRNLRKLMGLVSSGARSQLREIVEADPGVIGSSATLWVPADDDVDVYRKGGISREVAEDDRRLSDQELAWIDRLDAEGRVRSVFATRFLTSGDSREPELAGIWGAVVGSFLTLMVTLSIVFPLGVSTAVYLEEFAPKNRVTDIIEVNINNLAAVPSIVFGLLGLAVFLNALHLPRSAPVVGGMTLALMTLPTIIITGRVAIEAVPPSIREAARGLGASPLQVVVHHVLPLALPGILTGTIIGMARALGETAPLLMIGMVAFIVDIPSSLNEAATALPVQIFLWADSPERAFVEKTSGAILVLLGFLIVMNGAAIWLRRRFEKSW, translated from the coding sequence ATGCGGCGGCGACTTCGCGCGGAGCGGAACTTCCGTGCGGCTGGCTTCACCGCCATCGGCCTCGCCATGGCCGGCCTCGCCATCCTGCTCGGCAGCATCCTCTCGAACGGCCTGGGCGCCTTTCGGGCGACCGAGGTGCGACTGGATGTCACGTTCGACCCTGCGCACTTCGAGGGGCTAGAAGGTCTCGAGGGTGACGAACGCGATCGATTCCTGGCGCGCGTCAACTACGCGTTGCTGGTGCGCGACGCGATGCGCGAGCTCTTCCCCGAGGTCGAGGGCCGCCGCAACCTCCGCAAGCTGATGGGCCTGGTCAGCTCGGGAGCCCGGAGTCAGCTTCGAGAGATCGTCGAAGCGGACCCGGGCGTGATCGGGTCGTCGGCGACGCTCTGGGTGCCGGCGGACGACGATGTCGACGTGTATCGCAAGGGCGGCATCTCCCGGGAGGTGGCCGAGGACGATCGCCGCCTCTCCGACCAGGAACTCGCCTGGATCGACCGCCTCGACGCGGAAGGTCGTGTGCGGAGCGTCTTCGCCACGCGTTTCCTGACTTCCGGGGATTCTCGCGAACCCGAGCTCGCGGGGATCTGGGGCGCCGTCGTGGGCTCGTTCCTCACGCTGATGGTCACTCTGTCGATCGTGTTTCCGCTCGGCGTTTCGACGGCGGTGTACCTCGAGGAGTTCGCTCCGAAGAACCGGGTGACGGACATCATCGAGGTCAACATCAACAACCTGGCCGCGGTGCCCTCGATCGTGTTCGGGCTGCTCGGTCTGGCGGTGTTCCTCAACGCCCTGCATCTGCCCCGATCCGCGCCCGTGGTGGGCGGCATGACGCTGGCCCTGATGACCCTGCCTACGATCATCATCACCGGGCGCGTCGCGATCGAGGCGGTCCCGCCTTCCATTCGCGAGGCCGCCCGCGGCCTCGGTGCGTCGCCGCTGCAGGTGGTGGTCCACCACGTCTTGCCCCTCGCGCTGCCCGGGATCCTGACCGGGACGATCATCGGCATGGCCCGGGCACTGGGGGAGACCGCGCCCTTGCTGATGATCGGCATGGTCGCGTTCATCGTGGACATTCCGTCGAGCCTGAACGAGGCGGCGACGGCCCTTCCGGTACAGATCTTCCTCTGGGCCGACAGTCCCGAGCGCGCCTTCGTGGAGAAGACTTCCGGCGCGATTCTCGTACTCTTGGGCTTCCTGATCGTGATGAACGGCGCGGCCATCTGGCTCCGACGCCGATTCGAGAAGAGCTGGTAG
- the pstB gene encoding phosphate ABC transporter ATP-binding protein PstB yields MSARSVDVFYGDNHAIQDVELDILRDEVTALIGPSGCGKSTFLRCFNRMNDTIAGCRVTGEIRLDGTSIYSEVMDVEQLRARVGMVFQKPNPFPKSIFENVAYGPRIHGLADDRSELEGVVETSLSRAGLWDEVKDRLDEAGTALSGGQQQRLCIARAIAVDPEVILMDEPCSALDPIATARIEELIYELRGRYAIAIVTHNMQQAARVSQRTAFFHLGVLVEYGRTDEIFTNPKEQRTSDYITGRYG; encoded by the coding sequence ATGTCCGCTCGTTCGGTGGACGTCTTCTACGGCGACAACCACGCCATCCAGGACGTCGAGCTGGACATCCTGCGGGACGAGGTCACCGCCCTGATCGGGCCCTCCGGCTGTGGGAAGTCGACCTTCCTGCGCTGCTTCAACCGGATGAACGACACGATCGCCGGGTGTCGGGTCACGGGGGAAATTCGCTTGGATGGAACCTCCATCTACAGCGAAGTGATGGACGTGGAGCAGCTGCGTGCCCGTGTGGGCATGGTCTTCCAGAAGCCCAACCCTTTCCCGAAGTCGATCTTCGAGAACGTCGCCTACGGGCCGCGAATCCACGGCCTCGCCGACGATCGCTCCGAGCTAGAGGGGGTCGTCGAGACGAGCCTCTCCCGGGCGGGCCTCTGGGACGAAGTGAAGGATCGCTTGGACGAGGCGGGAACGGCGCTGTCTGGCGGGCAGCAGCAGCGGCTTTGCATCGCGCGCGCGATCGCCGTCGACCCCGAGGTTATCCTGATGGACGAGCCCTGCTCGGCCCTCGATCCGATCGCCACGGCGCGCATCGAAGAGCTGATCTACGAGCTGCGCGGTCGGTACGCAATCGCGATCGTGACCCACAACATGCAGCAGGCGGCACGGGTGTCCCAGCGAACGGCGTTCTTCCACCTCGGCGTGCTCGTCGAGTACGGCCGCACGGACGAGATCTTCACGAACCCGAAGGAGCAGCGCACCAGCGACTACATCACGGGGCGCTACGGATGA
- the phoU gene encoding phosphate signaling complex protein PhoU encodes MSRLFDSVLEELREDLYRMGSRAEAILDKAMRSFWDRDVDLAQQVADDDIEIDRLEVAIDERVLKALALQAPVAEDLREVMAAKMIATDLERVGDLARNIAKSARRISSHPSMPYPAALTTLARAAQRVLRSSLDAFSRTDADLARAVMAEDDTIDGIQDEVVQSMLREIQLHPEKASQEVDVIMVAKHLERVGDHATNIAEDVILVAEARNVKHAAKLERADANARR; translated from the coding sequence ATGAGCCGACTCTTCGACAGCGTTCTCGAGGAGCTGCGCGAAGACCTCTACCGGATGGGGAGTCGCGCCGAGGCGATCCTCGACAAGGCCATGCGCTCGTTCTGGGACCGCGATGTCGACCTCGCACAGCAGGTCGCGGACGACGACATCGAGATCGATCGGCTCGAGGTGGCGATCGACGAGCGCGTGCTGAAGGCGTTGGCGCTCCAAGCCCCCGTCGCCGAGGACCTCCGCGAGGTGATGGCGGCGAAGATGATCGCCACGGACCTCGAGCGCGTCGGCGATCTCGCGCGCAACATCGCGAAGAGCGCGCGGCGCATCAGCAGTCACCCGAGCATGCCGTACCCCGCGGCGCTGACCACCCTGGCACGCGCGGCGCAGCGCGTGCTTCGGAGCTCACTGGATGCCTTCAGTCGAACGGACGCGGACCTCGCTCGCGCGGTGATGGCCGAAGACGACACGATCGACGGAATCCAGGACGAGGTCGTGCAGAGCATGCTGCGCGAGATCCAGCTCCACCCGGAGAAGGCGTCGCAGGAAGTGGACGTCATCATGGTCGCGAAGCATCTGGAACGCGTCGGCGATCACGCCACGAACATCGCCGAAGACGTGATCCTGGTGGCCGAGGCGCGCAACGTGAAGCACGCCGCCAAGTTGGAGCGTGCCGACGCGAACGCGCGGCGCTAG
- a CDS encoding chalcone isomerase family protein has translation MAAAPFERIPVHRLRLRPALVRRRATGLLALLAACLFALPGSTATLEGVRFAERVDTGDVELSLHGLALHRYRWVIKAYVAALYLEDETPGAQALEDVPKRLELEYFWNLRGQDIAEAGDAMLRENVDDATLATLGPRLRQLNALYEDVAPGDRYSLTYVPGNGTVLAKNDVPLGSIPGADFASAYFAIWLGESPLDASVRDALLTGR, from the coding sequence ATGGCTGCCGCGCCCTTCGAGAGGATTCCCGTGCACCGACTGCGCCTCCGGCCCGCCCTCGTCCGGCGCCGGGCCACGGGCCTGCTGGCCCTGCTCGCGGCCTGCCTGTTCGCACTGCCCGGTTCGACCGCCACCCTGGAAGGGGTGCGCTTCGCAGAACGCGTGGACACGGGCGACGTCGAGCTGTCCCTGCATGGACTCGCGCTGCATCGCTACCGCTGGGTGATCAAGGCCTACGTCGCGGCGCTCTACCTCGAAGACGAGACGCCGGGTGCGCAGGCCCTGGAAGACGTGCCGAAGCGCCTCGAGCTCGAGTACTTCTGGAATCTGCGGGGGCAGGACATCGCCGAGGCGGGCGACGCCATGCTCCGCGAGAACGTCGACGACGCGACCCTTGCGACCCTCGGACCGCGTCTGCGCCAGCTGAACGCCCTCTACGAGGACGTGGCACCGGGCGATCGCTACTCGCTCACCTACGTGCCGGGCAACGGCACCGTGCTCGCGAAGAACGACGTGCCCCTCGGCAGCATCCCGGGCGCCGACTTCGCTTCGGCGTACTTCGCGATCTGGCTCGGCGAAAGTCCGCTCGACGCGTCGGTTCGCGACGCGCTGCTGACCGGTCGCTAG
- a CDS encoding MaoC/PaaZ C-terminal domain-containing protein, translated as MPLSWDAFKEGDELPVLKKAPSLQQLVKYSAGGGDFNPLHHDYNFPQSQAIGSIIVHGRFKYAALGELVSNWLDHGGRIVKLSCQYRGMDLPDGELTLTGRVTRKFEEGGKQRAEVELAATNADGKNTTPGSAVVEFG; from the coding sequence ATGCCGCTTTCCTGGGACGCGTTCAAAGAAGGCGACGAACTGCCGGTGCTGAAGAAGGCCCCCAGCCTGCAGCAGCTCGTGAAGTACTCGGCGGGGGGCGGCGACTTCAACCCGCTCCACCACGACTACAACTTTCCCCAGAGCCAGGCGATCGGCTCGATCATCGTGCACGGTCGTTTCAAGTACGCCGCCCTCGGCGAGCTGGTCTCGAACTGGCTCGACCACGGCGGGCGCATCGTGAAGCTCTCGTGTCAGTACCGGGGCATGGACCTGCCCGACGGTGAGTTGACCCTGACCGGGCGCGTGACGCGCAAGTTCGAGGAAGGTGGCAAGCAACGGGCCGAGGTCGAGCTCGCCGCTACGAACGCAGACGGCAAGAACACGACGCCGGGAAGCGCGGTCGTCGAGTTCGGGTAG
- a CDS encoding MaoC family dehydratase N-terminal domain-containing protein, whose product MAENFEITPEMQSVVGVESSPWTYEVTTTSVRGFARGVGYADPVYFDIAAAQAAGYRSLPCPPTYLGTPVFIPGKSDETFSGPRETGPRLKHGLKNVLDGGAETEYFADICAGDTLQVSSQISDLSVKQSKTTGQMLVVTGTTTYKNQDDVVVAVQRSQAIYY is encoded by the coding sequence GTGGCCGAGAACTTCGAGATCACCCCCGAGATGCAGTCGGTCGTGGGGGTCGAATCGTCTCCCTGGACCTACGAGGTCACCACCACCAGTGTGCGGGGCTTCGCCCGAGGCGTCGGCTACGCCGACCCGGTGTACTTCGACATCGCTGCCGCCCAGGCCGCGGGCTACCGCTCGCTCCCCTGCCCTCCCACCTACCTGGGCACGCCCGTCTTCATCCCGGGAAAGAGCGACGAGACCTTCAGCGGCCCGCGAGAGACCGGGCCGCGGCTGAAGCACGGGCTCAAGAACGTGCTCGATGGCGGCGCCGAGACCGAGTACTTCGCCGACATCTGCGCCGGCGACACGCTTCAGGTGTCGAGCCAGATCTCGGACCTGTCGGTCAAGCAGAGCAAGACGACGGGCCAGATGCTCGTCGTGACCGGCACCACCACCTACAAGAACCAGGACGATGTCGTCGTGGCTGTCCAGCGCAGCCAGGCCATCTACTACTAG
- a CDS encoding thiolase family protein has translation MAREAVIVDSVRTGLTKAHRGSFNMTEPVDYTAHALREVVARHENLDPAEIEDVNLGCGIPEGCQGMNMGRIAAMAAGFPKEVAATTVTRFCSSGSQSIAMAAHEILHEGAEVAIGAGVETITMMQDGTSNQNRVVNATAQKRFPGLYFPMGVTAEIVAERYNISREDQDAYALQSQQRYAAAVKDGKIAEDIVPMTVTRRVMKKGEDPYEEEFVVEADECNRPNTTLEGLAKLPPVFKKPEEGGSVTAGNASQLSDGASATLLMSSDRAKQLGIEPLAIYRGTAVAGCGPEEMGIGPVFAVPKLLKRHGLTLDDIDIVELNEAFASQLLYCQRELGIDNDKLNPIGGSISIGHPFGMTGSRMTGQLVRELRRTGKKYGIVTMCIGGGQGLASLFEAC, from the coding sequence ATGGCCCGAGAAGCCGTCATCGTCGACAGCGTTCGCACCGGTCTGACCAAGGCCCATCGCGGCTCGTTCAACATGACCGAGCCCGTCGACTACACCGCCCACGCGCTGCGCGAAGTCGTCGCGCGACACGAAAACCTCGATCCGGCGGAGATCGAGGACGTCAACCTCGGCTGCGGCATCCCGGAAGGCTGCCAGGGCATGAACATGGGCCGCATCGCCGCCATGGCGGCGGGCTTCCCGAAGGAGGTCGCGGCGACGACGGTCACGCGCTTCTGCTCGTCGGGCTCCCAGTCGATCGCGATGGCCGCTCACGAGATCCTGCACGAAGGTGCAGAAGTCGCCATCGGCGCGGGCGTCGAGACGATCACGATGATGCAGGACGGCACGTCCAACCAGAATCGCGTCGTCAACGCCACGGCCCAGAAGCGCTTCCCGGGTCTCTACTTCCCGATGGGCGTCACCGCCGAGATCGTCGCCGAGCGTTACAACATCTCACGCGAGGATCAGGACGCCTACGCCCTGCAGAGCCAGCAGCGCTACGCGGCGGCGGTGAAGGACGGCAAGATCGCCGAAGACATCGTGCCGATGACGGTCACGCGCCGCGTGATGAAGAAGGGCGAAGATCCCTACGAGGAAGAGTTCGTCGTCGAAGCCGACGAGTGCAACCGACCGAACACCACGCTGGAGGGGCTCGCGAAACTCCCGCCGGTGTTCAAGAAGCCGGAAGAGGGCGGATCGGTGACGGCGGGGAACGCGTCTCAGCTGTCGGACGGCGCGTCCGCGACGCTGCTGATGTCGTCGGACCGCGCGAAGCAGCTCGGGATCGAGCCGCTCGCCATCTACCGCGGCACGGCGGTGGCCGGCTGCGGCCCCGAGGAGATGGGCATCGGCCCGGTCTTCGCGGTGCCGAAGCTGCTCAAGCGCCACGGCCTCACCCTCGACGACATCGACATCGTCGAGCTCAACGAGGCCTTCGCGTCGCAGCTCCTGTACTGCCAGCGCGAGCTCGGAATCGACAACGACAAGCTCAACCCCATCGGCGGCTCGATCTCGATCGGGCACCCCTTCGGCATGACCGGGTCGCGCATGACGGGTCAGCTGGTGCGCGAGCTGCGCCGCACGGGCAAGAAGTACGGCATCGTCACCATGTGCATCGGTGGCGGTCAGGGCCTCGCCTCGCTCTTCGAGGCCTGCTGA
- a CDS encoding MaoC family dehydratase, which produces MSHAANALALFQKHIGNEEGVGEWFQVDQARINDFADATLDHQFIHIDPEKSAKLSPYKVTIAHGFLTLSLVPYLGGKVPPVEPKAYEGVVMGVNYGLEKVRFPNPVKVDAKVRARRTLAGVEQKAPNTLQLKQVVTIEIEGEDKPGCVAETLTRLIFSD; this is translated from the coding sequence ATGAGCCATGCCGCAAACGCGCTCGCGCTCTTCCAGAAGCACATCGGAAACGAAGAAGGGGTGGGCGAGTGGTTCCAGGTGGACCAGGCGCGCATCAACGACTTCGCCGATGCGACGCTCGACCATCAGTTCATCCACATCGATCCGGAGAAGTCGGCGAAGCTCTCGCCCTACAAGGTGACCATCGCCCACGGCTTCCTCACCCTGTCGCTGGTGCCCTACCTCGGCGGCAAGGTGCCCCCGGTAGAGCCGAAGGCCTACGAGGGCGTCGTCATGGGCGTGAACTACGGCCTCGAGAAGGTCCGCTTCCCGAACCCGGTGAAGGTGGATGCGAAGGTGCGCGCACGGCGCACGCTGGCCGGTGTGGAGCAGAAGGCGCCGAACACCCTGCAGCTGAAGCAGGTGGTGACGATCGAGATCGAAGGCGAGGACAAGCCGGGCTGCGTCGCCGAGACGCTGACGCGGCTGATCTTTTCCGACTAG
- a CDS encoding DUF1329 domain-containing protein has protein sequence MRLLAAIAVFACAFAAASEPAQKPAFAEGDVISFEEIEKLRPFLPGPFWQHRDYFFFDGMQLEIGPTMADYSPPAAWREASAKHAGEARIGPDGSLENYTTGRPFPGPIDCAGDPHAGVKTMWNFSYQWEGAGANARFLYSYWDRGEQLPLYYQGRAQFVKLSRRVEPRYQATEGDVFRGEKRRNAGGPTVDEPFDARGITLLTFRYKSSDLPRSEARNDDTWVYLPSLRRVRRISTAQRTDAVSGTDFTLDDLFSFNGVVPQYDWTCIGEAQMLGPMNTRAKAYPYADDYAFGPHGISFANDRWELRDVVTIRMRPKNDDHPYKYKDIVLDKQTLTAMYSFAYDQKGEIWKIITHNKRWSEDHSLTGAYYPGWEGVPEPRDLHVVSDVILNVQTGTGNRIEFWDRTGAPMASKAKIRRFIDVGRLSKGR, from the coding sequence ATGCGTCTCCTCGCTGCCATCGCCGTGTTCGCGTGCGCCTTCGCCGCCGCGTCGGAGCCCGCGCAGAAGCCCGCGTTCGCCGAGGGCGATGTCATCTCCTTCGAAGAGATCGAGAAGCTGCGGCCGTTCCTGCCCGGGCCCTTCTGGCAGCACCGCGACTACTTCTTCTTCGACGGGATGCAGCTCGAGATCGGTCCCACGATGGCCGACTACTCGCCGCCGGCCGCCTGGCGGGAGGCGAGCGCGAAGCACGCAGGCGAGGCCCGTATCGGGCCGGACGGCAGCCTCGAGAACTACACCACCGGGCGGCCCTTCCCCGGGCCCATCGACTGCGCCGGAGATCCGCACGCTGGCGTCAAGACGATGTGGAACTTCAGCTATCAGTGGGAGGGCGCCGGCGCCAACGCGCGCTTCCTGTATTCCTACTGGGACCGCGGCGAGCAGCTCCCGCTCTACTACCAGGGGCGCGCCCAGTTCGTGAAGCTGTCGCGGCGGGTCGAGCCGCGCTACCAGGCCACCGAAGGGGACGTGTTCCGCGGCGAGAAGCGACGCAACGCCGGGGGCCCGACCGTCGACGAGCCCTTCGACGCGCGCGGGATTACGCTCCTCACCTTCCGCTACAAGTCGTCGGACCTGCCTCGGAGCGAGGCCCGCAACGACGACACCTGGGTCTATCTGCCGAGTCTGCGCCGGGTGCGCCGGATCTCGACGGCCCAGCGCACCGACGCCGTCTCGGGCACCGACTTCACCCTCGACGATCTCTTCAGCTTCAACGGCGTCGTGCCCCAGTACGATTGGACCTGTATCGGAGAGGCTCAGATGCTCGGCCCGATGAATACGCGCGCGAAGGCGTATCCCTACGCCGACGACTACGCCTTCGGACCCCACGGCATCTCTTTCGCGAACGATCGCTGGGAGCTCCGCGACGTCGTGACCATCCGGATGCGTCCGAAGAACGACGACCATCCCTACAAGTACAAGGACATCGTCCTCGACAAACAGACACTCACGGCGATGTACTCGTTCGCCTACGACCAGAAGGGTGAGATCTGGAAGATCATCACCCACAACAAGCGTTGGAGTGAGGACCACTCGCTCACCGGGGCCTACTACCCGGGCTGGGAGGGCGTTCCCGAACCTCGGGACCTTCACGTCGTCAGCGACGTGATCCTCAACGTTCAGACGGGGACGGGGAATCGCATCGAGTTCTGGGACCGCACGGGCGCTCCGATGGCGTCGAAGGCGAAGATCCGCCGCTTCATCGACGTCGGGCGACTCAGTAAGGGACGCTAG
- a CDS encoding DUF2256 and DUF3253 domain-containing protein: MSGRRDLLRKQGETKLCSHCGRPFSWRRKWQRVWPQVRYCGARCRREARRGGGERVEQAILALLGARQGTVCPSEPARTLWPDAWRPRMNDVRAAARRLAHEGRVVWRQHGKPVDPTTARGPIRLARGPRFERG, from the coding sequence GTGAGCGGCCGGCGGGATCTACTTCGCAAACAGGGCGAGACGAAACTCTGCAGCCACTGCGGCCGCCCCTTCAGCTGGCGCCGGAAGTGGCAGCGCGTCTGGCCCCAGGTGAGGTACTGCGGCGCGCGCTGTCGGCGCGAAGCGCGCCGCGGCGGCGGCGAACGCGTCGAGCAGGCGATCCTGGCCCTGCTCGGCGCGCGCCAGGGAACCGTGTGCCCGTCGGAGCCGGCACGCACGCTCTGGCCCGATGCCTGGCGACCGCGCATGAACGACGTGCGCGCGGCCGCGCGGCGCCTCGCGCACGAAGGACGCGTCGTCTGGCGGCAACACGGCAAGCCCGTCGACCCGACCACGGCGCGCGGTCCGATCCGGCTGGCGCGAGGGCCGCGCTTCGAGAGAGGCTGA
- a CDS encoding cryptochrome/photolyase family protein: MASPATETVWVLGDQLNRATGALRGRRPGDVRVLLIESDRRIQARNWHRQRLHLYLTAMRRFARELEKSGFEVDYRRAPSFRAGLEEHRRSFRPDTVTAMTPSRFGAARSLADWNVSLVPNDQFLCSPDAFRAWAGDRQSLRMETFYRWQRERTGYLMEDGEPAEGRWNYDTENRKPATADDVWPAPPRARLDDLDREVLDDLGNAGFGDDPEGWWATSRRQALGQLRHFVKERLPVFGPHQDALTERSWHLAHALLSPALNLGLLHPREVCDAVEKAYRAGDVPIASAEGFLRQVIGWREYVWGLYWLWMPDYRRLNRLEARRALLPCFEAPERTEMRCVAHAVGGVRARGWSHHIERLMVLANLALLTEVRPQAFLDWMERSYVDAAEWVMVPNVIGMGLHADGGRMASKPYAAGGAYVNRMSDHCGACRYDPKQRTGERACPLSSLYWRFVDRHRERLARNPRTSMAVRSLDKLRDRDATLERANQLLRGLSRGKV; encoded by the coding sequence ATGGCAAGCCCTGCCACCGAAACGGTCTGGGTGCTCGGGGATCAGCTGAACCGGGCCACCGGTGCGCTGCGAGGGCGTCGTCCGGGGGACGTGCGCGTCCTGTTGATCGAGAGCGACCGGCGCATCCAGGCGCGGAACTGGCACCGGCAACGCCTGCACCTCTACCTGACGGCGATGCGGCGGTTCGCGCGGGAGCTCGAGAAGAGCGGCTTCGAAGTCGACTACCGACGCGCGCCGAGCTTCCGGGCCGGGCTCGAGGAACACCGCCGCTCCTTCCGCCCGGACACCGTGACCGCGATGACGCCGTCTCGATTTGGCGCGGCGAGGTCGCTCGCCGACTGGAACGTGTCCCTCGTGCCCAACGACCAGTTCCTGTGTTCTCCCGACGCCTTCCGGGCCTGGGCGGGCGACCGCCAGAGCCTGCGCATGGAGACCTTCTATCGCTGGCAGCGCGAGCGCACGGGCTACCTGATGGAGGATGGAGAGCCCGCCGAGGGGCGCTGGAACTACGACACCGAGAACCGGAAGCCGGCGACGGCCGACGACGTCTGGCCGGCCCCGCCGCGGGCCCGGCTCGACGACCTCGACCGGGAGGTCCTCGACGACCTCGGAAATGCGGGCTTCGGCGACGATCCCGAGGGCTGGTGGGCCACCTCGAGACGGCAGGCCCTGGGCCAGCTGCGGCACTTCGTGAAGGAACGCCTGCCGGTCTTCGGCCCGCACCAGGACGCCCTGACCGAGCGCTCCTGGCACCTCGCCCACGCGCTGTTGAGCCCCGCGCTCAACCTGGGGCTTCTGCATCCGCGCGAGGTCTGCGACGCGGTCGAGAAGGCTTACCGCGCCGGAGACGTCCCGATCGCTTCCGCCGAGGGATTCCTGCGTCAGGTGATCGGCTGGCGCGAGTACGTCTGGGGCCTCTACTGGCTGTGGATGCCCGACTACCGCCGCCTGAATCGGCTGGAGGCACGGCGCGCCCTGCTGCCGTGCTTCGAGGCTCCGGAGCGGACCGAGATGCGCTGTGTCGCGCACGCGGTGGGTGGTGTCCGGGCGCGCGGCTGGTCCCACCACATCGAACGGTTGATGGTCCTGGCGAACCTGGCCCTGCTGACCGAGGTGCGGCCCCAGGCGTTCCTCGACTGGATGGAGCGCTCCTACGTCGACGCCGCCGAATGGGTGATGGTCCCGAACGTCATCGGGATGGGACTCCACGCCGACGGTGGGCGGATGGCGTCGAAGCCCTATGCGGCCGGTGGCGCCTACGTGAACCGCATGAGCGATCACTGCGGCGCGTGTCGCTACGACCCGAAGCAGCGAACGGGCGAGCGGGCCTGCCCGCTCTCGTCCCTCTACTGGCGGTTCGTCGACCGCCATCGCGAGCGGCTCGCGCGCAACCCGCGCACCTCGATGGCCGTCCGCAGCCTGGACAAGCTCCGCGATCGAGACGCCACCCTCGAGCGCGCGAACCAGCTGCTCCGCGGGCTCTCGCGAGGGAAGGTGTGA